The following coding sequences lie in one Nitrospinota bacterium genomic window:
- a CDS encoding DUF3365 domain-containing protein: MAGLFDGEKRTLAFQNIVTENLSPGYKHMNPYRHINRAFIILGILIVGGLIARPFLVPHSFGQYGPYRGDSLLEEMAPEPVYYSDDECVVCHKERLEKAEGKHANVPCIDCHFLTIPHAEGEPVSFLEMIANSARNSSALVFQSLYSVMQKGWDREKLSQMLKNFKKTNPDMTVRIFRGYPVIELFGETAGEREAREKEKDIMTALREGKELLTSQGENDVRFIYPVIAEESCLECHTNGKSGDINGVIEITFPVKAKIPSMKERLKPLVKPKSMQTAVEQAKKRQRVLSKADEKERQLSTLVREDAQQSADLVYESLHTVLIRGWESKTVREMVERLNKNELKMSIALFRGDSVISQYGELPGERAARESDPAILKMLREGTEMEMTEEGDILRFLYPLKEDGKCRDCHTRGARGSVLGAIDIKFPARSLMVHGL, from the coding sequence ATGGCTGGGTTATTCGATGGGGAAAAGCGGACTCTTGCCTTTCAGAATATCGTCACGGAAAACCTGTCGCCGGGATACAAACATATGAACCCATACAGGCATATCAACCGGGCATTCATCATACTTGGAATATTGATAGTCGGCGGGCTTATCGCAAGGCCTTTTCTTGTTCCGCACTCTTTCGGTCAGTACGGGCCATACAGGGGCGATTCTCTTCTGGAGGAGATGGCGCCGGAACCGGTCTATTACAGCGACGACGAGTGCGTTGTTTGCCACAAGGAACGGCTCGAAAAGGCCGAAGGGAAGCACGCAAACGTTCCGTGCATAGACTGCCATTTCCTTACCATCCCCCACGCCGAGGGGGAGCCTGTAAGCTTTCTGGAAATGATCGCGAACAGCGCGCGAAACTCCTCCGCCCTTGTTTTCCAGTCGCTCTATTCAGTTATGCAAAAGGGGTGGGACAGGGAGAAATTGTCCCAGATGCTGAAGAATTTTAAAAAGACAAACCCGGACATGACTGTACGGATCTTCCGCGGCTACCCCGTAATTGAGCTGTTTGGCGAGACCGCAGGGGAACGGGAGGCGAGAGAGAAGGAGAAAGATATCATGACTGCCCTGAGGGAAGGTAAAGAACTCCTCACCTCACAGGGGGAGAACGACGTGCGTTTCATATACCCGGTAATCGCCGAGGAGTCATGCCTTGAGTGCCATACGAACGGAAAATCGGGGGACATAAACGGGGTGATAGAGATAACTTTCCCCGTAAAAGCGAAAATTCCGTCCATGAAAGAGCGGTTAAAACCGCTGGTAAAGCCGAAATCGATGCAGACCGCCGTGGAACAGGCCAAAAAAAGGCAGAGGGTACTGAGCAAGGCCGATGAAAAGGAGAGACAGCTGTCAACCCTTGTGAGGGAAGACGCGCAACAATCCGCCGACCTTGTATATGAAAGCCTCCACACTGTCCTTATCAGGGGATGGGAGAGCAAGACCGTGAGGGAGATGGTGGAGAGGCTGAACAAGAACGAACTCAAGATGTCGATTGCTCTTTTTCGCGGCGATTCGGTGATCTCGCAGTACGGGGAGCTACCCGGTGAGAGAGCCGCGCGGGAGAGCGACCCGGCAATATTGAAAATGCTCCGGGAAGGGACCGAAATGGAAATGACTGAAGAAGGGGATATTCTCCGTTTCCTCTACCCGCTAAAGGAGGATGGAAAATGCCGCGACTGTCATACCCGCGGAGCAAGGGGATCCGTACTTGGAGCGATCGACATCAAATTCCCGGCAAGGAGCCTGATGGTCCATGGACT